GGGGCTCCGCTATCAGATTTTGATGTTACTTTGATAGATGGGACAAGAACCACACTCCTGGCACTCGTCGACCAATCAAAATTAATAACATACTTTGAATATGGTTGCGATGCTTGTGTGGCAGAGCTTTCGGAACTCGGACAGGCATTGCAAGATGGTTTACCAAAGGAATCAGTCATTCTAATTTCTTATGATGATCCAAGCACTCTGGAAAGATTGCGAAAAGAATTCGGCCTCGACTGTCCCATTGTCTGGGATAGTGGCAGTATACTCAACGAAGCTCTCAATATCTACTCTTATCCGTTTAACATAGTCGTCAATGACTCGGGCCGGATAGAAGAGGTAATTATTAACCAGTTGCATAAGGAGGATTTTGAAGATATGGCAAACAAATTCGATTTCTGATTGGCGAATGTACGTTCGATCAATTATCTTCTAATTTCTTAGAAAAGAAAGTAGGTTTTATGAAGACACGTAAAATTATTGCTGGACTATTCCTATGTATGTGCTTCGGGCTTTCCTTTGGATTCGCCCTTGCGGAGAATGCCGCGGCTGACATTTGTATGGGTTGTTGCACATATGTAGCTCCAAGCGGAGAGACATGTTATGGACATCGTCTAACATCCGGATTCTGCGAAAATCGATGCTTCTCGAGTGGCTGTGCCGTAGGGCGATGTGATGGACCATGCCTCCACTTCTGCAGTAATTGATGCCATCATTCTGACTTCAACGGGTGTCGTCGTACCTGACGACACCCGCACTTACATGAGTAGCGTTAGGGATGCCACATAGGAAGCGAAAACATGTACGCCGTCTTCTATTATCTTATCATTGTTTCAGTTCTAATTGCTCTCTCAAACAATCCCAGAGCACAAGATGATCTCAACTATCGACGAGGAGTTCATAAGGAAGGGAACCTCCAAATTGTTCTGAACCACACAGGAGAATTTTTGACTGGCGGAGATAGCATCGTCGACCCGCTCACCGGGCGTTTACTC
The sequence above is a segment of the Candidatus Zixiibacteriota bacterium genome. Coding sequences within it:
- a CDS encoding redoxin domain-containing protein, which produces MRVPKIVLWTTGFLVATVVTIVAGYFIGNEVDRYRSQRRTAELREKAGSHEVQILARMKTIEIGAPLSDFDVTLIDGTRTTLLALVDQSKLITYFEYGCDACVAELSELGQALQDGLPKESVILISYDDPSTLERLRKEFGLDCPIVWDSGSILNEALNIYSYPFNIVVNDSGRIEEVIINQLHKEDFEDMANKFDF